ATTTTCTCCTTCGGCCACATAAGCCTTGGTAAGTGCTCCTTCTCCCCTCCGTATTCTTGCTGCCTTATTCTAACTGGCATGTTGTTTCTGCTGCTGTCATTGAGCCTGGCCCTGGAGGAGGGGGTCGAGGAGCTTCTCCATGTGGGTATAGGAAGTGGGGTTTCACTGGGCAGCTGAGGCAGGCAGAGTCCTCGGAGTGGCTCGAGGAGGACCCAGGCCACCTGGCTTGACTCTGAGGACCCTGGGCAGATTTCTGAGTCTGCTGGGCTGTTGAAGGCATGTGGTGGAGAGTGTGGGTAGTCCTCACATGCCCCCTCGTCCTCAGGCAAGTCCTATACCATGATTGGGAAGGACACCTCCCCCCGGAGCCTGGGTGTCGTGCCCTGCGCCATCTCCTGGCTCTTCAGGCTCATCGATGAGCGTAAGGAGCGGACAGGCACACGCTTCTCCATCCGTGTGTCTGCCGTGGAAGTGTGCGGCCGTGACCAGAGTCTTCGGGATCTGCTTGCTGAGGTGGCCTCAGGCAGCCTGCAGGACACCCAGTCCCCAGGCGTGTACCTTCGGGAGGACCCCGTGTATGGGGCGCAGGTGTGTCTGTACCACTAGCCCGTCTGGGCCGTGGAAGTGGGCAGCACTCTGCTTGGCCCTGAGTCACTAAAGGCACAGGCCTCTGCTTCTCCTCCCACAGCTCCAGAACCACAGTGAGCTGCGGGCACCCACGGCAGAGAAGGCAGCCTTCTACTTGGACGCAGCCCTGGCTGCGCGCAGCACCAGCCGCATGGGCTGTGGGGAGGACGCGCGGCGCAGCTCCCACATGCTCTTCACACTGCACGTCTACCAGTACCGTGTGGAGAAAGGTGGCCAGGGAGGAAGTAGGTGCATGGGAGCTGGCTGGCTCTAGGGTCCCCCATGGGCTGCTGTTTGTCCTGGTGGACTGTGGGACAGAGTCTGGCTACTCCAATGTCTGCCTGCACTGTGCTTTTAGTGTCTGGAGGCCGCAGCCGTCTGCACCTCATTGACCTGGGCAGCTGTGAGGCAGCATCCAGCAAGGGTGGTGAGGCCACCGGGGGACccttgtgtctgtctctgtcgGCTCTGGGCAGTGTCATCCTGGCGCTGATCAACGGGGCCAAGCATGTGCCCTATAGGTGAGTGTGGGCACCTTGTCAGGAACCAGCGAGTGGCCTCTGGGGAATGGCCATGTTGATGTCCAATAGTTCCAAGGGCCCCTGTACAGAGCCAATGGTGGGTTCTGGCTTAAGGTGCAGGGATAGGTGGATACTGGTTCCAGGTCAGATCCCAGTCTCTACACATGGCCTTCAGCTCAGGGATaagcctgtctctatctctagcCTTGTGGCCTACCCCTCACCAATCTCCCATCCTGGCGGCCCTTCCTAGGCCCCCAGTCTCTGAGCATTCCCCATCCTTCTTGGCTCACAGGGACCACAGGCTAACCATGCTGTTGCGGGAGTCCCTGGCCACTGCCAGCTGCCGCACCACCATGATTGCACATGTCTCAGATGCACCTGCCCACCATGCAGAGACGCTCAGCACTGTGCAGCTGGCTGCCCGCATCCACCGCCTTCGCAGGAAGAAGACCAAGGTGGGCTCCAGCTCTAGCCACCTACCAAGGGCCCCCAGGCTCTCACATCATCTGTATACCCTTCAGgatgttggggggagggagcagCAGGTGGGCCTGCAGCAAGGTGTGGGTCTTTGTGTGCCCTGGCAGGGAGGAAGAAGCCTAGCTCCAAGCCCCTGCCATGCTGGGCTGTTAGAGCTGCTTGAAGAGGGCTTGTGTAAAGGTGGAGGCTCCCTGACCGGTCCTGAGACAGTGGGAACAAGGGCTTCACCCCTTCGTGGTCGTACTTCATACCATTCACGGGTGGACACTGGGGTCACACCACCCTGGATCTGTGGCCTGGCTTGTGTGCTTGGCTGAGCTCCTTTCTCTTGTGACTTTGTTGGTCCACATTGATTGCCTCTCCAAGCTACTCAGAGCCTCGTTTATGTTCTGTGCCTTAGACCTGCTGTGCATCCCCCAGGTTTGGCAGGCCTTGCTCAGTGTCTGTAGATGTTGCTGACTCCAGGGGACCGTAGATATCATTGTGCTTCTGTGGCGGGGTGAGGAGCAGGGTGGAGGGAGACCCAGGCATGAGAAGGTGAAATTGGGGGCCAGAGCAGATACAGACAGAGGAGAGCATGCTCATGGGGTCTTCTCTGCATCTCCCAGTATGCATCCAGCTCCTCTGGTGGGGAGAGCTCCTGTGAGGAGGGCCAGGCTCGCCGACCCCCACACCTGCGATCCTTCCACTCACGCGCTGTGGCCCTGGACCCCACGCGTTCGGCTCCTGGCCTGCCTGGCGACCCCGACTACTCATCCAGCAGTGAGCAGTCTTGCGACACGGTCATCTACGTAGGTCCTGGAGGGGCAGCGCTGTCTGACCGTGAGCTCACTGACAACGAGGGCCCCCCCGACTTTGTGCCCATTATCCCTGCGCTGAGCCGCCGCCGGTCCTCTGAGGGCCCCCGCGATGCTGACCACTTCCGCTGCAGCACATTTGCGGAGCTGCAGGAGCGCCTGGAGTGCATCGATGGCAGCGAGGGGTCCCCTGGACTGCCAGGTGGCTCTGATGGAGCTCAGGCCAGCCCTGCCCGAGGGGGCAAGAAGCCCTTGCTACCTGAGGCTGCATCTCCCAGGAAGGCCGTGGCTTCCCCAGGGGTCACCAGCACTCCTCGTGATAGCCCTGGACAAGACCCTTACCGGAGTACCCTTGAGCCCTCCAAGCCTGGCATCCAGGGTGACCAGAAAATAGATGGTAGCCGGCCTGAAGCACCAACTCCAGACAAGACTGGGGggagtggaagcaggaggactctgcccagcccagcccctccaCCATGTTGGCAGCCAGAAGCTCCAGGCGCCCCTGTAGAACCTGGGGGAGGGTCCTCTGACAGTGTGGTACGGACACCACCCGTGGGCATGAGTGGGCAGGTGGCACAGTCACTGCTGCTCCAGGACACTGGTTGTCCTTGTCCATCTATTCATGGCCGCCGTCTGGAGCGGGGTCTGCTGACCACCACCGTGACCCTGCAGCAGCCTGTGGAGCTGAATGGCGAGGATGAACTGGTGTTTACAGTGGTAGAGGAACTGCCTCTAGGGGGCCTGTCAGGCACCCCACGGCCCTCCAGCCTGGCCAGCTTGGGCAGTGACTGCTCCCTTCAGGCCCTGGCCTCAGGCTCCAGGCCTGTCAGCATCATAAGCAGCATCAATGACGAGTTTGACGCCTATACTGCTCAGGTCCCTGAGGACACAGGTGGCCCCGGGGAGCCTCTGGAAGGGGTGGCCTGGGCTGGTGGCAGTCCTGCCTCATCCATTGGCTCCTGGCTGAGTGAGGTTGGCATCTGCACAGGTGACAGTGGTGGCCCCACACCGCAgcttctcttcagccctgactCAGCAGCAGGGCCCGGTCCCCCGGAGCGCCCCGCCCCAGGCAGCTGCTCCCCGGAGTACAGCAGCCTCAGGTCCTTGGAACCCAGCAGACCTGACAGTCCTGGCTTGGCCCGGGGCCCTTGCCCCAGGGAGGCAGTCGTCATGGCCTCGGCCCGACCCATCAGAGATCCGTGGGCTGGGTCCCCACAGGAGACAGCCTCGGCCCAGACCATCCACTCCAGCCTTCCCCGGAAATCCAGGACTACCTCAGCAGCCAGCCGCACTGCCTGTGCTCGACCCAGCCAGGGCCCATGCAGCCCCAGAGGCTTGTTTGAGGATCCCTGGTTGCTCCGTGCAGAGCACTGTGATATACCCCAGGTGGTCTCTGCAGGCAGGGCCCCTAGCCCAAGCCCAGGTTCTCCCCGGTTGCCTGAGGCTCAGATGGTGCTTGCTTGTTCCCAGAGAATGGTGGGTGGATGTGAGGTGTCAGCCAGGGGAGTCCGCAGGCCCGAGGCTGTGGCCCGCATCCCACCACTGAGGAGGGGAGCCACCACCCTGGGGGTGACTACACCTGCTGCCTCCTGCAGGGACACTCTAGCTGAGGCAGCTGTCTGCTCAGGCAGCCTAAAGGCTACCTCCAATGTGAAGAAGAGCGTGGCTTCCAAGGGGGCCTTTTTGCCAAGGCCCAGCGGGGCCTCACCCCCAGCCCCACCTGTGCGCAAgtccagcctggagcagagtggtCTGGCCTTGGCCCCTACCCAGGCCCTGGGGTTGACCCGAGCAGGGCCTGCTGCTGTCTTCCGAGGGGAGGAGGAGGCTAGGCCCAGTGGCCGGGCTGACCACTCTGTGCCCAAGGCCACATCTAGCCTGAAGGCCCGGCCTGGCAAGATGGAGGTGGCACACCGTCCCCTGGGCCACATGTCCCTGGAGCGGTATGAGGGCCTGGCACATGGTGGTAGCAAGGTCAAGGAAGCTCCAGGGAGAGCACCCCGGGCTGTACCCAGGTTGGGTGTGCCACCTGTCAGTCCCACACCTGGGCCAACTCCTGCCTGTAGGGGCAGCCCTGCGAAGGGTGTGGGCGCTTCCAAGCCCCCAGCCGGTGGGGCTAAGGGCCGCAGCCCAGGGGCCGGTGCGTCTCGAGCTCTGGGTACTTCGGTAAAGCCACTTGCCCCTGTGGCAGGCAGGAACACTGGCAGTTCTGTGACGGGTCCCAGGACAGCCCCAAGGGCTGTGCCCATGCCTGTGCCTGGAGTTGGGGCTAAGACTGGCCGGGGCACCATTATGGGCACCAAGCAGGCTCTCCGGGCTGCCCACAGCCGTGTCCATGAGCTGGCCGCCAGTGGATCTCCCAGCAGAGGTGGCTCCTCTTGGGGCTCGGCTGACTCGGACAGTGGCAATGATAGTGGTGTGAATGTGACCGAGGAGCGGCCGCCTGTGAGCCCTCCGCTGCCCTCCCCCTACAGTAAAGTGACGGCACCACGAAGACCCCAGCGCTACAGCAGTGGGCATGGCAGTGACAACAGCAGTGTGCTGAGCGGGGAGCTCCCACCCGCCATGGGCCGCACGGCGCTCTTCTACCACAGTGGAGGTAGCAGTGGCTACGAGAGCATGATTCGCGACAGTGAGGCCACAGGCAGCGCCTCCTCAGCTCCCGACTCCATGAGTGAAAGCGGGGCTGCCTCCCCAGGCTCCCGCTCTCGCAGCCTCAAGTCCCCAAAGAAGAGGGCTACAGGTGAGCAGGCACAGCCCTTCACAGTTGGTTGTGCTGCACGGCTACACTTGACCACCCCCAGCTCCCGTGTACCCTGTCCTGGCAGCTGGGTCCTGGGTCATGCTGTCCCATGCCCTGGGCCCCCTGTGCAGAGCTGGCTCCATTGGGTGTGCCCTTCTCCAGCTGCAGGAGCCTGGCTCTCCACCAAGTTACCTTACCCTGTGTGGTCTCTGGCATAGTTTTTACAGATACCAGGTATGCATAGCCCATGGCGGTTTGTAAGCATGCCTGAGATTTCCCATGTGATGTGCAGTCCTGTACCACTTATAAGTGGACGAGAGACCTGACACTGAGTGATCGTAAGATCATGGGCCCATGTATTCTTTGTTTCCAGGACTTTGCAAGCGCATGGCCTTCTGCagttgtgtggttttttttttttttttttttttagattttatttttatttatttattagagagacagagagagagaatgggcacgccagggcttccagccatggcaaactaactccagatgcaggtgccaccatgtgcatctggcttacatgggacctggagaatcgaacctggatctttaggctttgcaggcatgcgtctttaccgctaagccatctctccagcccgcctctgCAGTTTCTAAGCACACTCAGTGTTTGCCCTTCACTGCCCCAAAGGCTAGGCCTCATGCCAGTGGCCAGGCATGGATTTGGGTGTGAGCTGGGCATTGGGCTCCAGGCTAGGCTCTCCCTGGCTGGCGTTAGCACTGCTGTGAGGGACCGTCTCTGGGCCCCTCCCTGTCAGGAGCAGTGAGAAGAGAGTGGATCCCTGCTGCTTAAGCAGTTGGTGTGGCTCTGCAGGCCATGTCAGATAACCCTGGCCTGGCTTACCTAGTACCCGTATCCATCCTAGGTTTGCAGCGGCGACGGCTGATCCCGGCCCCACTGCCTGATGCCACTGCCCTGGCCCGCAAGCCCAGCCTCCCTGGGCAGTGGGTGGACCTGCCCCCACCCCTGGCCAGCTCTCTGAAGGAACCATTTGAGATTAAGGTGTACGAGATCGATGATGTGGAACGTCTGCAGCGGCACCGCCTGCCCTTGCGAGAGGACCCAGCCCAGGTTGGGACACTGCGGTTGGGGCCTGGAGACCTAGGGTGGCCAGGAGGGCTATCTGTGAGCTCTCTGATGGGCTCACTGGGTCCCAGGGTTCATGGTCAAGCAGCTGCCTGACTTTACCTTTTCTTGTCCGCAGCCCTCCCAGGACATGGAGAAGGTAGGAACCAAGCCTGAGCCTGTGGTGACTCTACGTACCCCTGGGTAGGGGTGGATGTCTGGAGGGACACTTGTGACCATGACTCCTCCCTCCATCGAGCTGGGCCCAGGGTGCAGGAGTTCCTTGTGTGACCCCTGACACACCCTGTTCCATCTTGGAGGGTGGGCTGTGTATGTACACAGGTCCAGCAGGTGGAGGAAAGAAAGCCTTGGTCCAAGCCGAGGAGTTCCCAGAGACAAGCCCTGCTCTCCGAGCCTGAGCCCATCCGCCTTATTCCCCACCACCAGGGCCTGCTGTGCATTAACTCAAAGCTGCGGCTGGTGGAGCGCAGGCAGCAGCGGCTGCGGGAGGTGCAGGCCAAGCGTGACCAGCTCTGTGAGGAGCTGGCTGAGACCCAGGGTCGGCTGATGGTAGAGCCCGGGCGCTGGCTGGAGCAATGTGAGTGTTCACCCCCTCCTGCGGCTCAGTAGTGGGACCCCACCCCATACTCAAGCCCTGCTCCCCAGCCTGCCATGGTCCCAAgcacttcctgtctctgcccttaCCTACTGTCTTGCAACAGGTGGCTAGAGGGGAGGAGTCACTGGGCTGACCCCTTCCCTGTGGGCTTTGGGGAGCCAGGCTGCTGCTCTGGGCCCTTTCATGACCTTGTCCCATCCCTCTCTAGTCGAGGTGGACCCAGAGCTGGAGCCTGAGTCGGCCGAGTACCTGGTAGCCCTGGAGCGAGCCACAGCTGCCCTGGAGCAGTGTGTGAACTTGTGCAAGGCTCGTGTCATGATGGTCACCTGCTTCGACATCGGCATTGCAGCCGCCGCTGCTGTGCCAGGGCCACAGGAGGTGGATGTCTAAGGCTGGGCACTGGGCATGGGAGGGGACATGCAGAGGTTGGGTAGGGGGTGTGAGGACAGGATGTGGACAGAGAGAGGATGTGGAGGGGGTTGGGGCGTTGAGGACACAGAAGGAGGTCTGTGCAGGACTGTGGGTCTCAGAGAAGAGGTGGAGCATGGGGAAGGGGAGGGCCGCTGGCCGTGAACAGAGCAAGTGAGTGCATGAAAGACTTGCCACCCAGACAGCcacgcaagtgcctttaatcttgAGTAGGCCTTTTCTCCTTGTTAATTTTGGTGCTACAAAGTTCAGATACCAGCAGACAGCTGTGGCCACTGTGGCCAGGCTGAAGCCAGTTTCTTTGTTTCTGATTTCGCCTTCCTTATAGCCAAGCAGTTTTGTGTAGCAGGGCAGACCTGTGCCACCAGCTCTCGTAGGATTGgggctatttttttctctccagagCATTCTCTCAGCACTAGTGGTCTCCGGACTCCGCTCTCTGCAGCAGTAGGGTCCTCTGAGTGGGAATAACCAGACCCAAGTCCTTCTTTTCCTCTAAGGAATCCCACTGTTCTTAAGACACCAGGGGCCACAAGAGAGGGCTGGGCCATGAGCACATGAGGCCTTCTCTTCCACGGCAGGAATTCTTACCAAaaccacaggaagaaaaaaagaaagaaaaagaaaaaaatgcaaataaagtATAAAACACATACCACGGCCAACAAGGATGGGGTGTGGGTTTTGTAAAACTTCTGTTAGTTTCATATTTTTGTATCATTTTGCCTATAAACATGGAATTTGCAGTGGGAACTTGAAGACAAACCGTCTACGTTTTTATGGTTTTCTATGGAAGGTGTTCCTAGAATTGGGCTCTTGGCAGCTGTGGGAGGCAGGCTCTTTCTGGGGTGGTACCCTGGGCAGTGTGGGGGCTCCTTGGGAAGCATATATTTTCAAATGCAGACCAGGGGCGAGCCTGCCAGCCTATGATGTGGCCCGCACGCGGGTTCGTGCTTTCTGATCATTGTGCATTTTCTAGATGTCCAGTCCTTTGTACAAACGTGTAGATAACATCTTGCTACAGTTTTTATTTGTGAATAAAAAATGTATTGATTGTTCTCATGGCTCTGAGTCCACTGGGTGCCCCGATTCCCTTGTCTCCGGTGTGCTACCCTCCGTGGGTTTTTATAGTATGAGGGGTACAGGAAGGAGGTATTCGTGAGACCCCTGAAGGCTTCGGGGAGCAGTACTGGGTACACCCCATGTCCCCATGTACTGTGCCATGCCTCACGGGCTGTGGTGGACATACCACATGTTCCCTGGCCCTTCCCACAACATCCCCCTCTTCCTGGGACTTCCCCTTTAGGGCAAGCTACACTAGGTGCCCTTCCCTGGCTCTAGGCAGTATGTGTGGGGGCCCCTCCTTGGTGGCCCTGCTGCCCTGGCCCCTCTGCTGTGGCACACCACACCTGTGTGGTCTCCATACACATCTCTTTGCCTCAGTGGGGCCCTTGGGTAGGGTGGGGTCTGAGTCATCACTCCCCTGCCTGGCATACTGTTGGGTCTCCATGAAGCCTGGGGCTTGATTGAAGAAAGTGAGTGAACAAAGGAATGGTAGAGTCTCCTTACATTGGGCTCTGGCTTAGGGAAGAAGCAGCTCTCAAGGCAGATAACTCACTGTTTACTACTGAATTCCTTGCAGTTGTCCTAAAGCAGTCTGTCCTCTGTGTAGCAGTTGTGGCTGGAGACACAGGGTCACCCTGGCTGGGGCTGCTTGCTTGCTGTCTTCTGAGCAGGCCCATGAGCCCCCAACCTCAGGGGTTGTGGTAACATACTAGGAGGGAGGGGCTTTGACTGCCCAACTCTGCTGCTCTGGGCCAGATATAGCTCCAGTAGCACTTGGACTTCTGGGGAAAACAAGGTGATTTTTCAACCAGCCAAATGTCTCCCAGTCTGCTGGGTCTATGCATCTTGAGGTCAGTTGGGGGAGGGCTGTGCAGGGTGTGGTGGAGTTGGGGATAGGAAAGATTCTCAGGAGATCCACTCAATGTGTGTTCATACCCATGTTATCCTGTATAGAGGCACTGTCTACAGAGACAGCAGCACTGGGACCAGGCAGGGCCCACAGAGCCTTGGGGCCGACCCAAGTTGGGCTCTTCCCAGCATGCACTGCAGAATACCATCTGGGCTATGGGACATCCCTCTTACAGAGGACCCCTCACCTGCCCTGCTATTCCTCCATCATAGGAGAGGGGCAGCGCCTGCTCTTCAGAGGGTGGTACCCCTGGCCCTGATCTGTAAGCCCATCCTGCCCAGGCTTTCTGTGGAGCAGAGCCAGGCTGGGAATAGCTGCCTTTGAGGGAAGCCCACTACTTCCAGTCTAAGGCCCTGGCGAGGGATGCACCTGCTGTCCTAGACAAGGAACCTGCTGTCCTAGGGCCTCTATAGGAGCCCTGGGTGGCCTTTCATCTGGGACATCAAAGCCCTCAGCCCTGTCATTATAGGCTGGGAACCCCATGGGGAGCAATGTGAGTCTGACTACACTACACCCATTTTATGGATGGGAACGCTGAGCTTCCCAGGATCCAGCTCTGACGGTTGCTGAAGCCAGAGCCACCCATCTAATGTTGCCTGGAAGGGGTTTGTGTGCATCCTGCTTAGGAACatttgaggaaactgaggccaaggAGGGCTTGGCTGTTCCAGTCCCCATTCTGCTGTTTTTCCTCCCTACCTGAGGGCTGATTGGGAGGCTGACCTGCAGGGACCATTCTCAGGAGTGTGGGGATCAGGCAGCCCAGAGTGGTGCTTCCATGGGGGCTGGGCACCTGCCTGGGCTGTGTGGGGCTCAGGCTTGTGTCAGCTCTCACGGCCTCAGAAGCTGGTCTGGCATCTGGCCATCTGCTCCCCTGgggcaaagtgcttgcccaaCTCACCCAGCCAGTCGAGGCCTGTTCTGCCCGCCCTGCCCACCCCAGCCCTGGTACTGGAGGCCATGTGTGCAGGAGAGGCAGGGGGCTCAAGGGTGTAGTGGGGTCTGGGTAGAAGCTGGACCTGGCCTGGGGCGGGCAGGGCAGGGGCTGAGCAGTGTGGCTGGATTCCTCCAGGTCCCACTGTGAGGAAAGGTGGGTGTGGCTTCCTGTgcaggaccaggcctgctgtcTCTGAAAGCCGCTGCCCCTATGTGTGTGGGTCCCCTCTTCCAAAGACTTAGCAAGGAGGGAACGGGGAGCTAGGGCCCTGTTCTGGACTCAGAATGCCGTCATGGGGCAGAAGGTGTGGAGGGCCCCTGGCAGTTTGGGCATCCGCAGAGCAGTGTGGTAACGCGGGTGATGTGAGGGTGGTGTGCTGAGGATGCAGTCGATGAGGGCGCAGCAGGTGCTGGTGACAGAGAGGGTGGAGGCAGAGACCCTGCCTGACTGTCTGGGTCCTTCTCGGCTCAGCTATCTCGAGGCTCCAGCTCCAGTGGGAGCTGGGTGGGCCTCTTTTCTGGTTTCCTTGGGAAGTCACGTGGCCAGCCTGTGTGGGGGCTGCTGCGGAGCAGGGGCGGCCTGGAGCTCTGGTGATGGCACTTGAATGAACAGCTGTGGGCCATTGCCCTCGGTGCTTTAGTGGAGTTCAGGCCAGGGAGGGGAGGCTCTGCCAATCTCAGCTTGCCTCTGAGCCCAGTCTCCCTTCATATGCCAGTGCCACAGTTACACGTGTGCATGGTAGAcactggtccccagctggtctCCCCCAGTGCTAGTCCTGGCTGCCTTGGGTACATAATGCTTTGGGTTCTCTGAAGTAGCCTTGAAGCCTCAGGGTGCCTGGCCCATGATCCTTTGGGGAGCCCCGGCTGACCCAGTAACCATACCCTTCTAGAAGACGCCCAGCTCTGGGCTGAGCATGTGCGTCTTGGGATGGAGCCGGCCCTGGCTTCTCTCCTGGGACGGGGGCCCTGAGAATGTGCTCCCAGCAAACAGGAAGCTCCCAGGGCGATCCCTCCTTTTTGATActgtgtttttcaaggcaggatccagaccatttccacacaggaaacCCTGGAGGTTGGGAGGGGCCGGGAAGGAATTCCCTGAGCTGCCAAGAGGTTGgccttcctgtggagtgggtgCGGGGTGTGAGGCAGTGGGGTCCTGCTAGGCAACCTGGAGCCAGGAAAGGTACCGGGCCACTATGGTGGGACCCACTCAGAGCTCCAGGCTGGTGACCTTGGATGTTCCCCAGGCCCAGACCCAGGGTCTGTCTACCCTCAGGCAAGGGCAGGGGCCAGGGTGTTTTCTATTTCTCAAAGTCTAGGAAGGCTAGACATAGGGACCAAGTAAGGGACATTTGTGGTCTCAGGGCAAGGTCCTCTAAGTTCCCTGAGTCCTTCCCTTCAGGGCACTCCCCTGCCCCAAATTTACCAGTTCCAGGCCTGGTCATGCCTGGGGTAGCCCAAGGGTCCTTCCCAGATGTCCTCTTCACCGAGGCTCTTTCTTGTATTTATTAAAGAATtgtcttttcaaattttaatttctttttagtttttcttttttcttaagaactatttttatttatttatttattagacagagagagagagagagaaaatgagtgcaccagggcctttagccactgtaaaggaactgcagatgcatgtaccaccttgtgcatctggcttatgtgggacctggagaatcgaacctggatccttaggctttgtaggcatgtgccttaatctctaagccatctctccagccctaattattttctgagccagggtctcatgtagctcaggctagccttgaactcactatgtagccaaggatgaccttaaactcctggtccttctgcctctaccttctaagcgctggggttgcagatatctgtcatgcccagctcttttctgCTTTGTTCAGACAGAGTCATGCTATATAGCTCAGTcc
The nucleotide sequence above comes from Jaculus jaculus isolate mJacJac1 chromosome 7, mJacJac1.mat.Y.cur, whole genome shotgun sequence. Encoded proteins:
- the Kif26a gene encoding kinesin-like protein KIF26A, which codes for MVGRGASLCVAQPAVAECGPTREPQPLLEVSPRKRLPAGPEQDLCGSRPAPEGAGAGAEQGHSSSGGGWCRHCHTKLVELKRQAWKLVSGPGTSLRDPCLSALLLDKLPASGVQPACHPEAESRCDVCTTHLHQLTREALRLLQTPASHEDPDCPRGGLLPPNLREAPGPAGPSGRQPSAGPDRGKTPAWPPGPSVQVSVAPAGLGGALSTVTIQAQQCLEGVWSLSRVNSFLPPTCLAEAAVAAVAVADTVRDCAPMAATDGVSKAWGRGAACTSALVTPAPGSSAGGSTGTSAAVSFFIRAAQKLSLASKRKKHHPPPAPTTRSTSTYPTDFSGILKLWPPPVPPCLLRAASKAKDNPSSFGKVKVMLRIWPSQGAQRSESTSFLKVDPRKKQVTLYDPAAGPPGCGGLRHAATTPVPKMFAFDAIFPQDSEQAEVCSGTVADVLQSVVGGADGCIFSFGHISLGKSYTMIGKDTSPRSLGVVPCAISWLFRLIDERKERTGTRFSIRVSAVEVCGRDQSLRDLLAEVASGSLQDTQSPGVYLREDPVYGAQLQNHSELRAPTAEKAAFYLDAALAARSTSRMGCGEDARRSSHMLFTLHVYQYRVEKGGQGGMSGGRSRLHLIDLGSCEAASSKGGEATGGPLCLSLSALGSVILALINGAKHVPYRDHRLTMLLRESLATASCRTTMIAHVSDAPAHHAETLSTVQLAARIHRLRRKKTKYASSSSGGESSCEEGQARRPPHLRSFHSRAVALDPTRSAPGLPGDPDYSSSSEQSCDTVIYVGPGGAALSDRELTDNEGPPDFVPIIPALSRRRSSEGPRDADHFRCSTFAELQERLECIDGSEGSPGLPGGSDGAQASPARGGKKPLLPEAASPRKAVASPGVTSTPRDSPGQDPYRSTLEPSKPGIQGDQKIDGSRPEAPTPDKTGGSGSRRTLPSPAPPPCWQPEAPGAPVEPGGGSSDSVVRTPPVGMSGQVAQSLLLQDTGCPCPSIHGRRLERGLLTTTVTLQQPVELNGEDELVFTVVEELPLGGLSGTPRPSSLASLGSDCSLQALASGSRPVSIISSINDEFDAYTAQVPEDTGGPGEPLEGVAWAGGSPASSIGSWLSEVGICTGDSGGPTPQLLFSPDSAAGPGPPERPAPGSCSPEYSSLRSLEPSRPDSPGLARGPCPREAVVMASARPIRDPWAGSPQETASAQTIHSSLPRKSRTTSAASRTACARPSQGPCSPRGLFEDPWLLRAEHCDIPQVVSAGRAPSPSPGSPRLPEAQMVLACSQRMVGGCEVSARGVRRPEAVARIPPLRRGATTLGVTTPAASCRDTLAEAAVCSGSLKATSNVKKSVASKGAFLPRPSGASPPAPPVRKSSLEQSGLALAPTQALGLTRAGPAAVFRGEEEARPSGRADHSVPKATSSLKARPGKMEVAHRPLGHMSLERYEGLAHGGSKVKEAPGRAPRAVPRLGVPPVSPTPGPTPACRGSPAKGVGASKPPAGGAKGRSPGAGASRALGTSVKPLAPVAGRNTGSSVTGPRTAPRAVPMPVPGVGAKTGRGTIMGTKQALRAAHSRVHELAASGSPSRGGSSWGSADSDSGNDSGVNVTEERPPVSPPLPSPYSKVTAPRRPQRYSSGHGSDNSSVLSGELPPAMGRTALFYHSGGSSGYESMIRDSEATGSASSAPDSMSESGAASPGSRSRSLKSPKKRATGLQRRRLIPAPLPDATALARKPSLPGQWVDLPPPLASSLKEPFEIKVYEIDDVERLQRHRLPLREDPAQPSQDMEKGLLCINSKLRLVERRQQRLREVQAKRDQLCEELAETQGRLMVEPGRWLEQFEVDPELEPESAEYLVALERATAALEQCVNLCKARVMMVTCFDIGIAAAAAVPGPQEVDV